The following coding sequences are from one Elusimicrobiota bacterium window:
- the ftsH gene encoding ATP-dependent zinc metalloprotease FtsH, which produces MNNRNWRGFLAWLLFFGVLYFIFMSMRSVNTERDISYSEFKRSLNEGQIVSVTVRPDQIRGRLKNASGKEENFRTIPLNDPNLVQELQVHVRDFSGEVDRSWVSMVLMNFGPAVVFLVFWFLMIRQMQGGGKQAMAFGRSKAKLQSGKKSKITFADVAGCDEAKEELREIIDFLKDPAKFQRLGGKIPKGVLLYGAPGTGKTLLAKAVAGEAAVPFFSSSGSEFVEMFVGVGASRVRDLFDQGRKNAPCLLFVDEIDAVGRHRFAGIGGGHDEREQTLNQLLVEMDGFDTKEGVILIAATNRPDVLDPALLRPGRFDRHVTVPMPDLRGREEILRVHSKIVKLAPDVDFKVIARRTPGFVGADLANLVNEAALLAARRNKPHVELPELEEAIERVIAGPERKNRMISEKEKKIVAYHESGHALVAKLTPGTDPVHKVSIIPRGPALGYTLQLPTEDRYLTSRTEIKNRLSVLLGGRVAEELVFSEITTGASDDLSKATDLAAKMVCEFGMSDKLGPLTFRKKEEEIFLGRDLNRERPYSNHTAELIDSEVKQMIMEAMTYVRKLLTENRAKLDRLAERLIEKEMLESEEVESLIRGGAGAASAG; this is translated from the coding sequence ATGAATAATCGTAACTGGCGCGGCTTTTTAGCATGGCTCCTGTTTTTCGGGGTGCTCTATTTCATTTTTATGTCCATGCGTTCGGTCAATACAGAACGGGACATCAGCTATTCCGAGTTTAAACGCAGTCTGAACGAAGGGCAGATCGTCAGCGTGACGGTTCGTCCGGATCAAATCCGTGGGCGTTTGAAGAACGCGAGTGGGAAGGAGGAGAATTTCCGTACCATCCCCTTGAATGATCCCAACTTGGTTCAAGAACTGCAGGTGCACGTGCGAGACTTTTCCGGGGAGGTGGACCGGAGTTGGGTCAGCATGGTGCTCATGAATTTCGGCCCGGCCGTTGTTTTCCTTGTTTTCTGGTTCTTAATGATTCGCCAGATGCAGGGCGGCGGCAAACAGGCCATGGCTTTCGGACGCAGTAAAGCCAAGCTGCAATCCGGCAAAAAGTCCAAAATAACCTTTGCCGATGTGGCGGGTTGCGATGAGGCCAAGGAAGAACTTCGTGAAATCATTGACTTTCTCAAGGATCCCGCCAAATTTCAACGGCTGGGCGGCAAAATCCCAAAAGGCGTACTGCTCTATGGCGCTCCCGGAACGGGCAAGACGCTTCTGGCCAAGGCGGTTGCCGGCGAAGCCGCTGTGCCGTTCTTTTCATCTTCGGGAAGCGAGTTTGTGGAGATGTTTGTCGGGGTTGGCGCCAGCCGCGTCCGCGATCTTTTTGATCAGGGACGGAAGAATGCGCCCTGCCTGCTGTTTGTGGATGAAATCGATGCGGTGGGCCGGCATCGTTTCGCGGGCATCGGGGGCGGACATGATGAGCGAGAGCAGACATTGAACCAATTGTTGGTGGAGATGGACGGGTTTGATACCAAGGAAGGCGTTATTTTGATCGCGGCCACCAACCGTCCGGATGTTCTGGACCCGGCACTGCTTCGCCCGGGACGATTTGATCGTCATGTGACGGTGCCTATGCCGGATCTTCGCGGCCGTGAGGAAATCCTGCGGGTCCATTCGAAGATTGTGAAGCTGGCTCCGGATGTGGATTTCAAAGTCATTGCCCGCCGCACTCCGGGGTTTGTCGGCGCAGACCTGGCGAACCTCGTGAACGAGGCGGCGCTTCTGGCGGCCCGGCGCAATAAACCCCACGTGGAGTTACCCGAGTTGGAGGAAGCGATTGAGCGCGTGATCGCCGGCCCGGAGCGAAAAAACCGCATGATATCGGAAAAAGAAAAGAAAATCGTGGCTTATCACGAATCCGGGCATGCGCTCGTGGCCAAGCTCACGCCGGGAACCGATCCGGTTCATAAAGTTTCAATTATCCCCCGTGGCCCGGCTCTTGGCTATACGCTGCAGCTCCCGACAGAAGACCGATACCTGACCAGCCGTACGGAGATAAAGAATCGCCTTTCCGTCCTTCTGGGCGGCCGGGTGGCGGAGGAGCTGGTCTTTTCTGAGATTACAACCGGCGCCTCCGATGACCTGTCGAAAGCCACAGACCTGGCCGCCAAGATGGTGTGTGAATTCGGCATGTCGGATAAACTGGGCCCGCTGACGTTCCGGAAAAAGGAAGAAGAAATTTTTCTTGGACGGGATTTGAACCGGGAACGCCCCTATTCCAATCACACCGCCGAGTTGATCGACTCAGAGGTCAAGCAAATGATCATGGAAGCGATGACCTATGTGCGAAAACTTTTGACGGAAAACCGCGCCAAACTGGATCGTTTGGCCGAACGCTTGATCGAGAAGGAAATGCTTGAAAGCGAAGAAGTCGAATCCCTTATCCGGGGCGGTGCCGGAGCGGCCTCGGCCGGTTAG
- the tilS gene encoding tRNA lysidine(34) synthetase TilS, which translates to MRSYVKPGKKLLVAVSGGPDSVALAHLVKALPYPFLLAHVDHQLRKGSGKDRDFVRRLAASWDLPCVVVAVNVRAHGRKKNMGIEEAARELRYQALVKLARRHRCSAIMTGHHANDQAETVLMNYLRGAGPSGLAGIPPRRQMQNISLLRPLLKFPRQTLLDYLKQQGLRYRQDPTNRSLRYQRNRIRHVTLPYLERDYPGLGGRLGQSAEIFRQEEDFWDQIVRSKLLKTVRKNNKRIVIDLANLLGYHRALVRRIFRHVLPGLSFQEIERVVALAGSPNGVCSLHLGRNIVVERRAKQLLIFKRNS; encoded by the coding sequence TTGCGATCTTATGTAAAGCCTGGTAAAAAACTGCTTGTCGCTGTTTCAGGCGGTCCGGATTCTGTGGCGCTGGCCCATCTGGTCAAGGCGCTTCCCTATCCGTTTCTCCTGGCGCACGTTGATCATCAACTTCGTAAAGGATCGGGGAAGGACCGGGATTTCGTCCGACGCTTGGCGGCCTCCTGGGACCTTCCCTGTGTTGTTGTCGCCGTGAATGTGCGGGCGCATGGACGGAAGAAAAACATGGGAATTGAAGAAGCTGCACGGGAGCTGCGCTATCAGGCGCTTGTGAAGCTGGCCCGCCGGCATCGCTGCTCGGCCATTATGACAGGCCATCATGCGAACGATCAGGCGGAGACGGTCTTGATGAATTATCTGAGGGGAGCGGGCCCTTCGGGATTGGCCGGCATTCCTCCGCGCCGTCAGATGCAAAACATCTCGTTGCTTCGCCCACTTTTGAAGTTTCCGCGTCAAACGCTCCTGGATTATCTGAAACAACAGGGGCTCCGGTACCGGCAGGATCCGACCAACCGGTCTCTGCGCTATCAACGCAACCGGATCCGGCACGTGACTTTGCCTTATCTGGAGCGGGATTATCCCGGCTTGGGGGGGCGTTTGGGCCAGAGTGCGGAAATCTTTCGCCAGGAAGAAGATTTCTGGGACCAAATTGTGAGATCGAAATTATTAAAAACAGTGCGAAAGAACAACAAAAGAATCGTGATTGATTTGGCGAATCTTTTAGGCTATCATAGAGCCCTTGTTCGGCGGATTTTTCGCCATGTCCTGCCAGGTTTATCCTTCCAGGAAATTGAGCGTGTTGTTGCTCTGGCGGGGTCACCCAATGGCGTCTGTTCGTTGCATTTAGGAAGAAATATCGTCGTAGAACGGCGAGCAAAACAGTTGCTCATCTTCAAGAGGAATTCATGA
- a CDS encoding bifunctional nuclease family protein has protein sequence MAKQDLREAKIFSLAQVVDRCIVVIEEVGGPRLVPIWIGIFEGGAIAAELTGQEPPRPMTHDLMTSILRSAHVTMEKVVITNLLDNTYFAEIHLRTNGNTTTVIDARPSDALALAVRTRCPLFVSEAVFGKCPELLKPITEDEVKNFKEELKNMKPEDFFKDLKGKSKDKKDKDKDKDKGSEGPSPSPQ, from the coding sequence ATGGCCAAACAGGATCTTCGAGAAGCAAAAATATTTTCCCTCGCGCAAGTCGTGGACCGTTGCATCGTGGTCATTGAAGAAGTCGGCGGCCCGCGCCTGGTCCCTATCTGGATTGGCATTTTTGAGGGAGGAGCCATCGCGGCTGAATTGACCGGCCAGGAACCCCCTCGGCCTATGACGCATGATCTGATGACGTCTATCCTGCGCTCCGCGCATGTCACCATGGAAAAAGTGGTGATCACCAACCTTCTCGATAATACGTATTTTGCGGAAATCCATCTTCGCACCAACGGCAACACGACCACGGTCATTGATGCCCGGCCCAGCGATGCCCTGGCTCTGGCGGTTCGCACGCGCTGCCCGCTATTCGTCTCCGAGGCTGTTTTCGGTAAGTGTCCCGAGTTGCTCAAGCCCATTACGGAAGATGAGGTCAAGAATTTCAAGGAAGAGCTCAAGAACATGAAGCCGGAAGACTTCTTCAAAGACCTCAAAGGCAAAAGTAAAGACAAAAAAGATAAAGATAAGGACAAGGACAAAGGCAGCGAAGGTCCCTCCCCTTCTCCTCAGTAG
- a CDS encoding NAD(P)/FAD-dependent oxidoreductase: MDDIFDLTIIGGGPSGLYAAYYAGFRGLKVKIVDSLEELGGQVTALYPEKYIYDVAGFPKILAKDLVRNLVEQAFQYHPTCCLNERTERIHLVDKMYEIVTQKNRHKTRSILLTTGVGVFKPKPIPVRGVERFEGKGLAYFVPDIKHYAGKNVLIVGGGNSAVDWALNLEPLAAAITLVHRRDVFRAHERSVEQLKASTVKLKLFYEVKELRGTSHVETAVLVNNKTQAENVIPVEEVLACLGFESTVGPLAQWGLQLDANMIVVNTRMETNLLGIYAAGDVATYPGKVKLISSGFGEAAIAVNHAATFLNPGTRLSPGHSSNQSR; this comes from the coding sequence ATGGACGATATTTTTGATCTAACGATCATCGGCGGGGGTCCGTCCGGACTCTACGCCGCTTACTATGCCGGTTTTCGCGGTCTGAAAGTTAAAATTGTCGACAGTCTAGAGGAACTCGGGGGGCAGGTCACCGCGCTCTATCCGGAAAAATATATCTATGATGTCGCCGGTTTCCCCAAGATTCTCGCGAAGGACCTCGTTCGGAACCTCGTTGAACAGGCTTTTCAATACCATCCCACCTGTTGCCTGAATGAGCGGACGGAACGGATTCATCTTGTCGACAAAATGTATGAGATTGTGACCCAAAAAAACCGCCACAAAACGCGGTCCATCCTCCTGACAACCGGGGTGGGAGTCTTTAAGCCTAAGCCGATTCCCGTCCGGGGGGTGGAACGTTTCGAAGGGAAAGGGTTAGCCTACTTTGTGCCGGACATCAAGCATTATGCGGGGAAAAACGTTCTCATTGTCGGCGGCGGAAATTCAGCGGTGGATTGGGCGCTGAATCTGGAACCCCTGGCCGCCGCCATCACGCTGGTCCATCGCCGGGATGTCTTTCGCGCTCATGAGCGGAGCGTCGAACAACTGAAAGCGTCCACCGTGAAGCTTAAATTGTTTTATGAGGTCAAAGAACTGCGTGGAACTTCTCATGTAGAGACTGCGGTCCTCGTGAATAACAAGACCCAGGCGGAGAACGTCATCCCTGTGGAGGAAGTGCTGGCCTGCCTGGGATTTGAATCAACCGTCGGCCCACTGGCCCAATGGGGCCTGCAGCTGGACGCCAATATGATTGTGGTCAATACCCGGATGGAAACAAATCTCCTAGGCATTTATGCAGCCGGGGATGTGGCTACCTACCCGGGGAAAGTGAAGCTCATTTCTTCCGGTTTCGGTGAGGCCGCCATCGCGGTCAATCACGCAGCGACTTTTCTTAATCCCGGGACCCGCTTGTCCCCGGGACACTCGAGCAACCAATCCAGATAG